One window from the genome of Sphingomonas lacunae encodes:
- a CDS encoding M20/M25/M40 family metallo-hydrolase codes for MVTRHMARRMALASTALGMLMGAGMATAQVSDPRAGESEFRSIYRELVETNTTLSAGNCTLASERMAARLRAAGFPESALHIVVEPNHPREGNLVAELTGSNPSLRPMLLLAHIDVVEANRADWERDPFVLTEENGMFYARGAADDKAQAAIWVDMLARFRREGYVPARTIRMALTCGEETSGAFNGAEYLVNQRRELIDAEFALNEGANGLLDAEGRHVMLNIQAGEKFPQNYRLEVTNPGGHSSRPVKDNAITRLSQALIRVGAHDFAYETTDATRGYFAAMANLTPAPIGPAMARFAANPADTAAADMIAAANPSWNGVMRTTCVATMIEGGHATNALPQRVRANVNCRIFPGTTVEQIRQALIAVVNDPQVTVTTLETRSPTSPPPPLTEAIMGPARRAAETVFPGVPLVPLMAAGGTDGAFLNPAGIPTYGFSGIFGSADGNGAHGLNERIGVRALMDGRAMLTILVRDMSSH; via the coding sequence ATGGTAACTCGGCACATGGCCCGTCGCATGGCGTTGGCGTCAACCGCGCTCGGCATGCTGATGGGCGCAGGAATGGCGACAGCGCAGGTCAGCGATCCGCGCGCCGGGGAAAGCGAATTCCGATCCATCTATCGCGAGTTGGTGGAGACCAACACCACCTTGTCGGCAGGCAATTGCACACTCGCGTCGGAGCGGATGGCAGCACGGCTGCGGGCAGCTGGCTTTCCCGAATCGGCACTGCACATCGTTGTCGAACCCAATCATCCCCGCGAGGGCAATCTGGTTGCCGAACTGACCGGCAGCAATCCGTCGCTAAGGCCAATGCTGTTGCTGGCGCATATCGATGTTGTTGAAGCCAACCGTGCCGACTGGGAACGTGATCCGTTTGTCCTCACCGAAGAAAATGGCATGTTTTACGCCCGCGGCGCAGCGGACGACAAGGCTCAGGCCGCCATCTGGGTCGATATGCTCGCCCGCTTCCGGCGCGAAGGCTATGTCCCTGCACGCACCATCCGCATGGCGCTGACCTGTGGCGAAGAGACGTCTGGCGCGTTCAACGGGGCGGAGTATCTGGTTAACCAGCGACGCGAACTGATCGATGCTGAATTCGCGCTCAACGAAGGGGCCAATGGCTTGCTGGATGCCGAAGGCCGCCATGTCATGTTGAACATCCAGGCCGGCGAAAAATTTCCGCAGAATTACCGGCTTGAAGTGACCAACCCCGGTGGACACAGCAGCCGCCCGGTCAAGGACAATGCCATAACCCGGCTGTCGCAGGCCCTGATCCGGGTTGGCGCTCACGATTTCGCTTATGAAACCACCGATGCGACCCGCGGCTATTTTGCCGCCATGGCGAATTTGACACCGGCACCCATCGGCCCGGCCATGGCACGTTTCGCCGCCAATCCGGCCGACACCGCCGCCGCCGACATGATCGCCGCGGCCAACCCGTCATGGAACGGCGTCATGCGGACCACTTGCGTCGCAACCATGATTGAAGGGGGACATGCGACCAATGCCTTGCCCCAGCGTGTCCGGGCCAACGTCAATTGCCGCATATTCCCCGGCACCACTGTCGAACAGATCAGGCAGGCGCTGATCGCGGTCGTCAATGACCCTCAAGTGACCGTTACTACGCTGGAAACCCGCAGCCCGACCAGTCCGCCGCCACCATTGACCGAAGCCATCATGGGCCCCGCCCGGCGTGCGGCTGAGACCGTCTTTCCCGGCGTGCCGCTGGTTCCCCTGATGGCCGCAGGCGGCACTGATGGTGCCTTTCTGAACCCGGCAGGCATTCCCACCTATGGTTTTTCAGGCATTTTTGGCAGCGCGGACGGCAATGGTGCCCATGGCTTGAACGAACGCATCGGCGTCCGTGCCCTGATGGACGGCCGGGCCATGCTGACCATCCTGGTGCGGGACATGTCCTCCCACTGA